In Hirundo rustica isolate bHirRus1 chromosome 2, bHirRus1.pri.v3, whole genome shotgun sequence, one genomic interval encodes:
- the CHST7 gene encoding carbohydrate sulfotransferase 7: protein MKGRRRWRGEHRRFAAVLVLYTLLLLLLVPYALDYGARRGRADEEPLLRRCPSLEEALSEWGWEQRPPLDEEEEEDEAGTAGAAGNGSAGKRHIYLHATWRTGSSFLGELFNQHPDVFYLYEPMWHLWQALYPGDALSLQGALRDMLRALFRCDFSVLRLYTAPSGPRDPLAPAPPAADNLTTASIFGWRTNKVICSPPLCPAAPRPRDEIGLVDGATCEETCPPRALRELEAECRKYPVVVIKDVRLLELGALLPLLREPGLNLRVVQLFRDPRAVHNSRLKARQALLRESVQVLRSRHRAEPRGPARHQQQHLLLPPGMPGGGRPPQPQHRAEFFLGGALEVICQSWLRDLLLARRAPDWLRRRYTQLRYEDLVREPRAELRRLLRFAGLTVPPALEDFVLNMTRGAAYSSDRPFLISARDAREAVHAWRERLSRQQVRQVEAACGEAMSILSYPLSAADAR from the coding sequence ATGAAGGGCCGGCGACGGTGGCGAGGCGAACATCGCCGCTTCGCCGCGGTGCTGGTGCTGTacacgctgctgctgctcctgctggtgccCTACGCGCTGGACTACGGGGCCAGGCGCGGGCGAGCGGACGAGGAGCCGCTGCTGCGGCGCTGCCCAAGCCTGGAGGAGGCGCTGAGCgagtggggctgggagcagcggcCGCCGCTGgacgaggaagaggaggaagatgaggcgggcacggccggggcGGCGGGTAACGGCAGCGCGGGGAAGCGGCACATCTACCTGCACGCTACCTGGCGAACGGGATCCTCTTTCCTCGGGGAGCTCTTCAACCAGCACCCCGACGTCTTCTACCTGTACGAGCCCATGTGGCACCTTTGGCAGGCGCTCTACCCGGGGGACGCgctgagcctgcagggagcCCTCCGCGACATGCTGCGCGCCCTCTTCCGCTGCGATTTCTCCGTCCTGCGCCTCTACACCGCCCCGTCCGGCCCCCGCGACCCGCtggcccccgccccgcccgccgccgacAACCTCACCACGGCCAGCATCTTCGGCTGGCGGACCAACAAGGTGATCTGCTCGCCGCCGCTctgccccgccgccccgcggccccgcgaCGAGATCGGCCTCGTCGACGGCGCCACCTGCGAGGAGACGTGTCCGCCCCGGGCGCTGCGGGAGCTGGAGGCCGAGTGCCGCAAGTACCCGGTGGTGGTCATCAAAGACGTgcggctgctggagctgggcgcgctgctgccgctgctgcggGAGCCCGGCCTCAACCTGCGGGTGGTGCAGCTCTTCCGCGACCCCCGCGCCGTCCACAACTCCCGCCTGAAGGCGCGGCAGGCGCTGCTGCGGGAGAGCGTCCAGGTGCTGCGCAGCCGCCACCGCGCCGagccgcggggcccggcccgccaccagcagcagcatctgctgctgccgcccggGATgccgggcggcgggcggccgcCGCAGCCGCAGCACCGCGCCGAGTTCTTCCTCGGCGGCGCGCTGGAGGTGATCTGCCAGTCTTGGCTCCGCGATCTCCTCCTGGCCCGGCGCGCCCCGGACTGGCTCCGCCGCCGCTACACGCAGCTCCGCTACGAGGACCTGGTGCGGGAGCCCCGCGCCGAGCTGCGCCGCCTGCTGCGCTTCGCCGGGCTGACGGTGCCGCCGGCCCTGGAGGACTTCGTGCTCAACATGACCCGCGGCGCCGCCTACTCCTCCGACCGGCCCTTCCTCATCTCCGCCCGCGACGCGCGGGAGGCCGTGCACGCCTGGCGGGAGCGCCTCAGCCGCCAGCAGGTGCGGCAGGTGGAGGCGGCGTGCGGAGAGGCCATGAGCATCCTCTCCTaccccctcagcgccgccgaCGCCCGGTAG